GTGCTCAACAGCTGTCCGCAGCCGGAGCACGGCGCGTCCCGGGCCGCACTGCACCTCAGGACGCCGACGAGATCATGGGCCGAGCGAGGCCGTCGGGCCCCGACGCGCCCTACTTGCTCACCGACACCACGTCCAGGCGCAGCATCTGGCCGGTGGTCGGCGCCGTGTCGTACGGCGGCAGCCCCTCGAAATAGTCTTTGGTCCAATTGGCGATCTGGCGTTCGTTGCCGTCGTTCATCACCACCTTGACCATGGCGCCGCCGTTGACCTGGATCGTCGCCTCGTAGTCCTCCTTGTGAATGTCGTGAGCGCGGTACTGATAATTGTTCAGCCAGTACGTCTGGCGCGGCTCGCTCACCTCAATCGAATATTGCTGGTAGTTGATGGAGTCGCTGGGGCCAACGCTGCCGCCTATCATGAACGGCTTCTTGGGCATCTCGCCCCCCTCGATGTCCGTCGGCTCCCAGATCCCGCGCACCCGCAGCTTGACCGAGTACGTCGTGCCCGGATCGCCGCCGAAGATCACCTGCTTCTCGATGCGCTGGGTGTTGGGCGGATGATTGCACGTCGCCATGGAGGCCAGCGGCAAGGGCGTCGACGGGGCGCACGGGGCATCGACGAACAGCTTGTCCAACCCGCTCGCATAACTTGCGAGATCTGGAGCGGCGTCGCCGCCACCCGAGCCACCGCCGCCGCCCGAGCCGCCGCCGCCGCCCGAGTCGCCGCCGCCCGAGCCACCGCTGCCGCCGGAGCCGCCGGAGCCACCCGAGCCACCGCCGCCGCCCGAGCCCGACGCGGCGTCATGCGTACCGGAATCGCCCGGCGCTGCTCCCCCGGTTCCCCCGGCTCCCCCCGCGCCGCCCGTCTCGGTGCTGCTGCATCCGGCGACCGTAAGCAGCAGCGCAAGCAGAGCCATCGCCGGCGTTGCGCAGATACTCCGCATCCCCACGGTATCGGGGCTCGGACCGGGGTCATCGATGGCGGTGCGGTTCGCGCAGACGAGCCGCGCTGTAGCGAACGATGAAATCGAGTTCATAGAACCAGTATCCTACGTTGGGGACGATAACGTTGGGGACGATACGTCGGCGCGGGCAGGTCGGCGAGCGCCTCTTCCAGGCGCCGCGACGCCGCGCTCAGACCTGGATGCCCGCGAGCGGTGACGTGACCCGCCCCGCGTCGATGCCGATCTCCGTCACGTTCACGCTCATGACCTGGGCGACCGTCAGGAGCGCCTTGCTCAGGTTGTCGCCGGGGAAGTTGCGATGCTCGTCGCCGCGCAGCCGCCCTCCGGCTTTCCCGGCGAAGAGCACCGGCCATTCCGTCCTCGTGTGCACCTTGCCCCACGCGGTGTCGGACGTGACGTACACGAGCGAGCTGTCGAGCAGGTTCGAGCTGCCGTGCGGCGTGTTCTTGAGCTTCGTCAAGAACTCGTTCAGGCAGCGCATCGTGTAGATCACGCCCTTGTCGACGCGAGGCTGACTCGATTGGTCCCCGGCATCTCCGTGGCAGATGGTGTCGTGGAAGTCGTCGTTCATGTCCTGCGCGAGGTGCCGGTAGTAGACGTGCGCGGCGGGCAGCGAGAACATGAACGAGAGCACGCGGGTCCTCTCGCACGCGAGCGCGAGCGCCGAGAGCTCGACCATGGCGGCGTTCACCGCAGGGGGCGCCTCGCTCTGCGAATCCTTGCCGACGGTGGGGACCGTCGGGCTCTTGCACGCCGCCGTCGGACCGCCGCCGGACGACATGGTCTCGAGGCGCTGCTCGATGGCGCGGATCGACTCGAGGTGCTCGTCGATACGATGCCTGTCGGCCGCCCCGAGCCGCTGCTTCAGGCTCGCGCCGTCCTGCTGGATGGAGTCGAGCACGCTCTTCCGCACGTTCGCGATCTTCGTGGCCTGTTCCGCGCCGTCGTCGGTGGGCTCGGGCAAGCCGCTCATGAACAATCGATTGAACACGGCCTTCGGATCGTACTCCGGGTTGTTGCGCGCGTTCGGCCCCTTGTGCGAGACGGTATGCAGCGAGTCCGGAGGGCCGCCCGGCGTCGCCGGCGTCACCCCCACCTCGAGGGAGCGGTACGGCGCCCCCGCCGAGATGGCGTCCGCGACGACCTGGTCGATGGACGCGGCCCGCACGGCGTTCCCGCTGAGCGGCGCGCCGGTCGTGGCGCCCGCCGACCCCGTGGGATGCTCGGATCCGGAGACCACGAGCTTGTTCTCGAGGCCGCTGATCACCGTGAGGTACGACTTGAGGTCCGCGAGGGGCTGGAGCTGGGGGCTGAGGTCCCAGGCCTGACCGGAGCCCGTGCGCGTCGGCTTCCAGCGACCGGGAAGCGTGCCGTTCCCGAAGAACCAGGTGACGTAGAGCGGCGAGACCGGGGTCTTCGTCTGAGCGAGCGCCGTGCCGCTCTCGTTCAGCATGATCTCGAGCAGGGGGAGCGGGATCGTGACGGCGGCGCCCGTCGCCAGAATCCCCCGGAGAACAGTTCGTCGGTTCAAGGCTTTGTTCGTCATTGGGGTACCTGCGATCAGGGTTGGGGGGCGACGGACGAGAAAGCGTCGTTGGTCACGACGTCGAGGACCAGCTCGCGCAGCTTGTACCCCGACCCTTCGAACGAGGCGGTCAGCGCGTTCAGCACGCTCGCGTCCACCTTCCTCTCCTCGTGACCCGCTGCATACGTGTAGTACTTGCGGACGAGGCATTCCGCGACGGAGGCGTCCGCGCTGAGGGTCAGGCCGAGCGCACGCGCGTCGGCGACCGGCTGCCCGTCGAACTCGCCGCTCGGGTCGATCGGCAGGCCGTGGTCGGTCGTGCGGAAGCGGCCGATCGCGTCGAAGGTCTCGAGCGGCAGGCCCAGCGGGTCCATGTACGAGTGGCAGCCGGCGCAGGCGGGCTTGGTCCGGTGGTTCTCGAGCCGCTGACGCTTCGTGAGGGGCTTGTCCGCGGGCGGCTCCGGGAGCTCGAGAGCGACGTCGCCGGGCGGCGGCGGGATGGGCGTGCACATGAGGGCGTCGCGCATGAACTTGCCGCGCAGGGTGGGAGAGCCCTCCTTCTGGTTCGCGAACTGCGAGAGGAAGCCCGCTTTGCTGAGGATCCCGATGCGCGGGCCGTCCGCGGGCAACGCGCGGACCTCGAAGGCGCCCGAGCCGAGGCCGGCGGTGTCGAGACCGTAGAGCTGGGCGAGGTCGCTGTTGACGACGACCTTCGTGGTCGAGAACAGGTCGAGCGCGCTCGCTTGATCGTCGAACGCGAGCACCTCCCAGGTGCCTCGCATGTCGCGGACCATCGCCGCTTGCAGCGCGGGGTTGTACTCCGGAAAGAGCCCCGAGTCCTTTGCCTGGGTGCCGATCCGATCGAGCCGCATGTACTCCTCGGCGAAGGCGCCGACCGCCTCGCGCCCGGCAGGCGTCTCGAGCAGCCGCGTCGCCGCCGCGCGGATCCCCTCCACCGTTCCGAGCGCCCCGCTCGCGGCCTCGTCGAGCAGCTCCTGGTCCGGCAGGCTGTTCCACAAAAGGAACGCGAGCCGGGACGCCATCTCGTAGCCCGTCAAGCGAAGCGACCCGTCGGCGCTCGGCGCCCCGAGCTCCGGGCGATACAGGAAGTTCGGAGAGGTGAAGAGGGCCACGGTCGCCCAGCGGGCCCCCTCGACGGGGCTCTCGAGCTCGGTCGCGGCCTTCGCGGCGACGGCCGCGAGCCGGTCGAGCTCGGCGGCCTCGAGCGGGCGGCGCCACGCTCGAAGCCCGAGCGTCTGGAGGAAGCCACGCACGCAAGCGTCGTTCTCCGCGCCGCTGGGCGCGCAGCCGATGAACTGGTCCCGCTTCGCGCGATCCGCGAACACCGCGTCGACGGCGCTCTCGATGGCCGCGTGGTACTGCTCGACGCCTCGCTCCGAGGTCACGACGGTCGATGCGCCGATGACCGCAAAATTCCCGTTCCAGCTGTCGGCGTCGAGCTGATTGATATCGACCTCGACGCCCAACATGTCGTGCACGGCGTTGCGGAACTGCGTTCTCGTCAAACGGCGCAGCATCCCGGCCGCGGGCTGGAACGGCGGCGGGTCCGAGTCCGAGCCCGGCGACGTTCCATCTCCCCCGCTCGAGGATGCCCCAGCGCCCTCCGTCGGGTCACCCAGCGCGCCCGTGCACGCGGCCGCGAACGCGAGCGCGCAAACGGCGGCGATCTCTTTTGAGGAACGGAGCTCGTGCCACGACGGCTTCTTCATCTTGCTCTCCGATAATGCAAGG
The DNA window shown above is from Sorangium aterium and carries:
- a CDS encoding DUF1552 domain-containing protein; protein product: MNRRTVLRGILATGAAVTIPLPLLEIMLNESGTALAQTKTPVSPLYVTWFFGNGTLPGRWKPTRTGSGQAWDLSPQLQPLADLKSYLTVISGLENKLVVSGSEHPTGSAGATTGAPLSGNAVRAASIDQVVADAISAGAPYRSLEVGVTPATPGGPPDSLHTVSHKGPNARNNPEYDPKAVFNRLFMSGLPEPTDDGAEQATKIANVRKSVLDSIQQDGASLKQRLGAADRHRIDEHLESIRAIEQRLETMSSGGGPTAACKSPTVPTVGKDSQSEAPPAVNAAMVELSALALACERTRVLSFMFSLPAAHVYYRHLAQDMNDDFHDTICHGDAGDQSSQPRVDKGVIYTMRCLNEFLTKLKNTPHGSSNLLDSSLVYVTSDTAWGKVHTRTEWPVLFAGKAGGRLRGDEHRNFPGDNLSKALLTVAQVMSVNVTEIGIDAGRVTSPLAGIQV
- a CDS encoding DUF1592 domain-containing protein → MKKPSWHELRSSKEIAAVCALAFAAACTGALGDPTEGAGASSSGGDGTSPGSDSDPPPFQPAAGMLRRLTRTQFRNAVHDMLGVEVDINQLDADSWNGNFAVIGASTVVTSERGVEQYHAAIESAVDAVFADRAKRDQFIGCAPSGAENDACVRGFLQTLGLRAWRRPLEAAELDRLAAVAAKAATELESPVEGARWATVALFTSPNFLYRPELGAPSADGSLRLTGYEMASRLAFLLWNSLPDQELLDEAASGALGTVEGIRAAATRLLETPAGREAVGAFAEEYMRLDRIGTQAKDSGLFPEYNPALQAAMVRDMRGTWEVLAFDDQASALDLFSTTKVVVNSDLAQLYGLDTAGLGSGAFEVRALPADGPRIGILSKAGFLSQFANQKEGSPTLRGKFMRDALMCTPIPPPPGDVALELPEPPADKPLTKRQRLENHRTKPACAGCHSYMDPLGLPLETFDAIGRFRTTDHGLPIDPSGEFDGQPVADARALGLTLSADASVAECLVRKYYTYAAGHEERKVDASVLNALTASFEGSGYKLRELVLDVVTNDAFSSVAPQP